Proteins encoded together in one Vigna angularis cultivar LongXiaoDou No.4 chromosome 5, ASM1680809v1, whole genome shotgun sequence window:
- the LOC108340591 gene encoding kunitz type trypsin inhibitor 104 — translation MSVKLFASVSLAVWLLTATSTLSQSNIYVLDTNGDPLETDEEYFIRPAITDNGGRFTLINRNQSCPLYVGLENTDLPEGYPVRFTPFANDEDDDDVKVNRDLKVEFVEVSSTCVQSTEWRLGENDTSSGRRVIVTGRDDGRSSVGNYFRIEETQNASIYNIGWCPTEVCPICRFFCGTGGILRENGQILFALDGSALPVVFQKKDD, via the coding sequence ATGTCGGTGAAGTTGTTCGCTTCGGTTTCTCTTGCAGTGTGGCTGTTGACGGCCACATCAACACTGTCCCAATCCAACATCTACGTGCTGGACACAAACGGCGACCCTCTGGAAACCGACGAGGAATACTTCATCAGACCAGCCATAACAGACAACGGTGGCCGTTTCACCTTGATCAACAGGAACCAATCGTGCCCTTTGTACGTTGGCCTCGAAAACACGGACTTACCAGAGGGATACCCTGTGAGATTCACCCCTTTTGCCAACGACGAGGACGATGATGATGTGAAGGTGAATAGGGACCTGAAAGTGGAGTTCGTGGAAGTTTCTTCGACGTGTGTGCAATCGACTGAATGGAGGCTGGGTGAGAATGACACGAGCAGTGGAAGAAGGGTTATCGTGACTGGTCGTGATGATGGACGGTCAAGTGTCGGAAACTATTTCAGAATCGAGGAAACACAGAATGCGAGCATCTATAACATTGGGTGGTGCCCTACTGAAGTGTGCCCCATTTGCAGGTTCTTTTGTGGAACTGGTGGAATTCTTCGTGAGAATGGCCAGATTCTGTTTGCCTTGGATGGTTCTGCTCTCCCAGTTGTCTTCCAGAAAAAGGATGATTGA
- the LOC108339849 gene encoding uncharacterized protein LOC108339849 isoform X1: MSQSNNPKMHSSATSLRHLPPLKRFRLIQQQQQTHQNHFSDSSPLPAKKRRESRTPSPPSTLHNFSLPAKKRVWAPRPQTPPSSNDIVSPPQPSSDDAAPPFDLNIEYNPNLGESENNAADDDDGVLCCVCQSTDGDPADPIVFCDGCDLTVHASCYGHPLSEGVPDGDWFCERCRVGEGKSGTRCALCPASEGAMKRTADGAWAHVVCALFVPEVFFQDPEGREGIDCSMVPRKRWSQRCYLCECCDGCGLVCSEPKCGLAFHVTCALKEELWIEYKEGKKGATIVAGFCKSHTQIWEKQQQSGKYKIVPLEDEK, from the exons ATGTCTCAATCTAACAACCCCAAAATGCATTCCTCCGCCACTTCCCTCCGCCACCTTCCGCCGCTCAAGAGATTCCGACtcattcaacaacaacaacaaacacacCAAAATCACTTTTCTGACTCTTCCCCTTTACCCGCCAAAAAACGCAGAGAATCGAGAACCCCTTCTCCTCCTTCCACCCTTCACAACTTCTCCCTCCCCGCCAAAAAACGAGTGTGGGCCCCACGCCCCCAAACTCCTCCTTCCTCAAACGACATCGTTTCCCCTCCCCAACCCTCCTCTGACGACGCCGCACCCCCCTTTGATCTCAACATCGAATACAACCCCAACCTCGGAGAATCCGAAAACAACGCGGCCGACGATGACGACGGGGTTTTGTGCTGTGTGTGCCAGAGCACGGACGGGGATCCTGCCGACCCAATCGTGTTCTGCGACGGGTGCGACCTCACGGTGCACGCCTCCTGCTACGGCCACCCTTTGTCGGAGGGAGTCCCCGACGGCGACTGGTTCTGCGAACGGTGTCGTGTCGGGGAAGGCAAGAGCGGCACGCGCTGCGCGCTGTGTCCCGCGAGTGAGGGCGCGATGAAGCGCACCGCGGACGGCGCGTGGGCGCACGTAGTGTGCGCGCTGTTCGTGCCGGAGGTGTTTTTCCAGGATCCGGAAGGGAGGGAGGGGATCGACTGCTCCATGGTTCCGAGGAAGAGGTGGTCGCAAAGGTGCTACCTTTGCGAGTGTTGTGACGGTTGCGGTCTCGTGTGCTCCGAGCCAAAGTGTGGGTTGGCGTTTCATGTGACATGCGCGCTGAAGGAGGAGCTTTGGATTGAGTACAAGGAAGGGAAGAAAGGGGCCACCATTGTTGCTGGCTTCTGCAAATCCCACACGCAGATTTGGGAAAAG CAACAGCAATCTGGGAAGTACAAGATTGTCCCTCTTGAAGATGAAAAGTAG
- the LOC108339849 gene encoding uncharacterized protein LOC108339849 isoform X2: MSQSNNPKMHSSATSLRHLPPLKRFRLIQQQQQTHQNHFSDSSPLPAKKRRESRTPSPPSTLHNFSLPAKKRVWAPRPQTPPSSNDIVSPPQPSSDDAAPPFDLNIEYNPNLGESENNAADDDDGVLCCVCQSTDGDPADPIVFCDGCDLTVHASCYGHPLSEGVPDGDWFCERCRVGEGKSGTRCALCPASEGAMKRTADGAWAHVVCALFVPEVFFQDPEGREGIDCSMVPRKRWSQRCYLCECCDGCGLVCSEPKCGLAFHVTCALKEELWIEYKEGKKGATIVAGFCKSHTQIWEKQSGKYKIVPLEDEK; the protein is encoded by the exons ATGTCTCAATCTAACAACCCCAAAATGCATTCCTCCGCCACTTCCCTCCGCCACCTTCCGCCGCTCAAGAGATTCCGACtcattcaacaacaacaacaaacacacCAAAATCACTTTTCTGACTCTTCCCCTTTACCCGCCAAAAAACGCAGAGAATCGAGAACCCCTTCTCCTCCTTCCACCCTTCACAACTTCTCCCTCCCCGCCAAAAAACGAGTGTGGGCCCCACGCCCCCAAACTCCTCCTTCCTCAAACGACATCGTTTCCCCTCCCCAACCCTCCTCTGACGACGCCGCACCCCCCTTTGATCTCAACATCGAATACAACCCCAACCTCGGAGAATCCGAAAACAACGCGGCCGACGATGACGACGGGGTTTTGTGCTGTGTGTGCCAGAGCACGGACGGGGATCCTGCCGACCCAATCGTGTTCTGCGACGGGTGCGACCTCACGGTGCACGCCTCCTGCTACGGCCACCCTTTGTCGGAGGGAGTCCCCGACGGCGACTGGTTCTGCGAACGGTGTCGTGTCGGGGAAGGCAAGAGCGGCACGCGCTGCGCGCTGTGTCCCGCGAGTGAGGGCGCGATGAAGCGCACCGCGGACGGCGCGTGGGCGCACGTAGTGTGCGCGCTGTTCGTGCCGGAGGTGTTTTTCCAGGATCCGGAAGGGAGGGAGGGGATCGACTGCTCCATGGTTCCGAGGAAGAGGTGGTCGCAAAGGTGCTACCTTTGCGAGTGTTGTGACGGTTGCGGTCTCGTGTGCTCCGAGCCAAAGTGTGGGTTGGCGTTTCATGTGACATGCGCGCTGAAGGAGGAGCTTTGGATTGAGTACAAGGAAGGGAAGAAAGGGGCCACCATTGTTGCTGGCTTCTGCAAATCCCACACGCAGATTTGGGAAAAG CAATCTGGGAAGTACAAGATTGTCCCTCTTGAAGATGAAAAGTAG
- the LOC108339156 gene encoding uncharacterized protein LOC108339156, with amino-acid sequence MAKKAHYATCEKATKPEEELLLVAYEEVTQSAHMEYWFLDSGYSNHMARNKLWFTKVKEEDFSRTVKLGNNTTMIIAAEESIRVHIDGTFHTILDVYYLPELKTNLLSLGQLQEKGLAILIQNDTCKIFHPERGLILNTDTKGNKMFHLSASMPPQHFRYLQAEDKSEKEMHLWHKFFGHLHFHGLSTLANKQMMIGLPPIKPPRTIFTAYLIGKQHRDPIPKQISWRASTKLQLICADIYGHISPASHSNKRYTRSFIDDYLRKACIYFLHENYETFANFKSLKVYVEREARVYITCLRTNRCGEFTSKEFT; translated from the coding sequence ATGGCAAAGAAAGCCCACTATGCAACATGTGAAAAAGCGACAAAACCTGAAGAAGAACTCCTACTAGTGGCATATGAGGAGGTAACCCAATCTGCTCATATGGAATACTGGTTTCTGGACTCAGGCTATAGCAACCATATGGCCAGAAATAAACTCTGGTTCACAAAAGTTAAGGAAGAGGACTTTAGTAGAACAGTCAAACTCGGGAACAACACTACAATGATTATCGCTGCAGAAGAAAGCATCCGTGTTCACATTGATGGCACTTTTCACACTATTTTAGATGTTTATTATCTTCCTGAGCTTAAGACTAATCTCTTAAGCCTAGGACAACTCCAAGAGAAAGGGTTAGCTATCTTAATTCAAAATGATACATGTAAAATTTTTCATCCCGAGCGAGGTCTGATTCTTAACACGGACACGAAGGGTAATAAAATGTTCCATTTGTCAGCCTCAATGCCTCCTCAACACTTTAGGTATCTCCAAGCTGAGGACAAATCAGAAAAGGAAATGCATTTGTGGCATAAATTCTTTGGGCATCTTCATTTTCACGGATTAAGCACTCTTGCAAATAAGCAAATGATGATTGGGTTACCACCAATAAAACCTCCTCGAACAATTTTCACTGCTTATCTTATTGGCAAACAACATAGAGATCCTATACCAAAGCAAATTTCATGGAGAGCTTCGACAAAGCTTCAGTTGATTTGCGCCGACATCTACGGTCATATTTCACCAGCTTCACATAGCAACAAACGGTACACTCGAAGCTTTATTGATGATTACTTACGTAAAgcttgtatttattttttacatgaaaaCTATGAGACCTTCGCTAATTTCAAAAGTTTGAAAGTTTATGTTGAGAGGGAAGCAAGAGTCTACATCACCTGTCTCAGAACAAACCGATGTGGTGAATTCACATCCAAAGAATTTACATAA